A window of Acidobacteriota bacterium contains these coding sequences:
- a CDS encoding PDZ domain-containing protein, with protein MTRVTRVAVATRVRPALTVGRAGARLLALVTGAAAVFWLAAVPVALAGQSSNDNEALDAAVERFWASATDAEFAAASSGIFALDPDIESVWPRLRAGRTYRDDVPTGRQLLARANRDGVEHPYIVRVPDSYDPAVRYPLVVYLHGGVSRPKRDDGSWWRREERLARDDAIVVAPLSWAESLWWEGSQVENLIGVVHDLKRTYNIDENRVHMIGVSDGATGGYYQAMTATTPWAGFILLIGHPVVLANPASEVDADLHVTNLRNKPLFVVNGGRDRLYPAATVIPFMRLFQDAGVFLDFRARPEAGHNTDWWDDEAEAMTAFMAEQTRRSLPPRVSWETGSTDRFNRAHWLVIDELGGVDGEPELDPYNTILDPNQGMQLGINMIGELQDGTGLRVLEVGEDSIASAGGMVDNDTIVAVDGQFNPSVDDLKEALIGFAPGQRIPLVIERSGERLDVALVYPADAAPQGRQAFPRRNPAGRVELDQRGNRVNVYTRGVRRFTLLLSPEQFDFTQPIMVSVNGVTAFDGMVEPDVEALLRWAAIDQDRTAMFGAELPIDVPPAP; from the coding sequence GTGACCCGGGTGACGCGCGTCGCGGTTGCGACGCGCGTGCGGCCTGCGCTCACTGTCGGGCGCGCCGGCGCCAGGCTTCTGGCGCTGGTCACCGGCGCGGCGGCAGTGTTCTGGCTGGCTGCCGTTCCCGTCGCGCTGGCCGGACAGTCGTCGAACGACAATGAGGCCCTGGACGCCGCGGTAGAGCGGTTCTGGGCGTCAGCGACCGACGCGGAGTTCGCTGCCGCGTCGTCCGGCATCTTTGCCCTCGATCCGGACATCGAGTCGGTCTGGCCCCGCCTCCGCGCCGGCCGCACCTACCGCGACGATGTCCCGACCGGCCGGCAACTGCTGGCCCGCGCCAACCGCGATGGGGTGGAGCACCCGTACATCGTCCGCGTGCCGGACAGCTACGACCCGGCGGTCCGCTACCCGCTGGTCGTCTACCTCCATGGAGGTGTGTCACGGCCGAAGCGGGACGACGGAAGCTGGTGGCGCCGGGAGGAGCGCCTGGCGCGCGACGACGCCATCGTCGTGGCGCCGCTCTCATGGGCGGAGTCGCTCTGGTGGGAGGGGAGCCAGGTCGAGAACCTGATCGGCGTCGTGCACGACCTGAAGCGGACCTACAACATCGACGAGAACCGGGTCCATATGATCGGCGTCTCGGACGGGGCGACGGGCGGCTACTACCAGGCGATGACGGCGACCACGCCATGGGCCGGCTTCATCCTGCTGATTGGCCATCCGGTAGTTCTCGCCAACCCCGCCTCCGAGGTGGATGCGGACCTGCACGTCACGAACCTCCGCAACAAGCCGCTCTTCGTCGTCAACGGCGGCCGCGACCGCCTCTATCCGGCGGCGACGGTCATTCCCTTCATGCGGCTTTTTCAGGATGCGGGAGTTTTTCTGGACTTCCGCGCCCGGCCAGAGGCAGGCCACAACACCGACTGGTGGGACGACGAGGCGGAGGCCATGACGGCGTTCATGGCCGAGCAGACGCGCCGCTCGCTGCCGCCACGGGTCTCCTGGGAGACGGGCTCGACGGACCGTTTCAACCGGGCCCACTGGCTGGTGATCGACGAGCTGGGCGGGGTAGACGGGGAGCCGGAACTCGACCCGTACAACACGATCCTGGATCCGAACCAGGGGATGCAGCTCGGCATCAACATGATCGGCGAGTTGCAGGACGGCACTGGCCTGCGCGTCCTGGAGGTGGGCGAGGATTCCATCGCGTCGGCCGGCGGGATGGTGGACAACGACACCATCGTCGCCGTCGACGGCCAGTTCAACCCGTCGGTCGACGACCTGAAGGAGGCGCTCATCGGCTTCGCGCCAGGGCAGCGGATCCCTCTCGTCATCGAGCGGTCGGGGGAGCGGCTCGACGTCGCGCTGGTCTATCCCGCCGATGCCGCTCCGCAGGGCCGGCAGGCGTTCCCGAGACGCAACCCGGCCGGCCGCGTCGAGCTGGATCAGCGCGGTAACCGGGTCAACGTCTACACCCGCGGCGTTCGCCGCTTCACCCTGCTGCTGTCGCCCGAGCAGTTCGACTTCACGCAGCCGATCATGGTCAGCGTCAATGGCGTGACCGCGTTCGACGGCATGGTCGAGCCGGATGTGGAGGCCCTGCTGCGCTGGGCCGCCATCGATCAGGATCGGACCGCCATGTTCGGCGCCGAGTTGCCGATCGACGTGCCGCCGGCGCCGTAG
- a CDS encoding DUF2007 domain-containing protein: protein MWRPCCAGPPSIRIGPPCSAPSCRSTCRRRRSLGGGAHTGSWMSDLRKIYVADDQGDAHLLRGLLEREGIDVVIRGADFVPLQGGTLFGMETRPSLWVLADDAVLYARAVEIAEEYAASKGAPAPTEAETWRCRRCGEEIEAQFTACWSCGAER from the coding sequence ATGTGGAGGCCCTGCTGCGCTGGGCCGCCATCGATCAGGATCGGACCGCCATGTTCGGCGCCGAGTTGCCGATCGACGTGCCGCCGGCGCCGTAGTCTCGGGGGGGGCGCGCACACCGGATCCTGGATGTCGGACCTCCGGAAGATCTACGTCGCCGATGATCAGGGCGACGCCCACCTGCTGCGCGGTCTGCTCGAGCGCGAGGGGATTGACGTCGTGATTCGCGGCGCCGACTTCGTGCCGCTCCAGGGCGGAACCCTCTTCGGCATGGAGACCCGTCCCTCGCTCTGGGTGCTCGCGGACGATGCGGTGCTCTACGCCCGCGCCGTCGAGATCGCCGAGGAGTACGCCGCCTCCAAGGGCGCGCCCGCCCCCACGGAGGCTGAGACGTGGCGTTGCCGCAGGTGCGGCGAGGAGATAGAAGCGCAGTTCACCGCGTGCTGGAGCTGCGGGGCGGAACGCTAG